One window from the genome of Palaemon carinicauda isolate YSFRI2023 chromosome 24, ASM3689809v2, whole genome shotgun sequence encodes:
- the LOC137618007 gene encoding aspartate and glycine-rich protein-like, translated as MSAITKRITAGDGDVDVDGDGDGDVDGDGAVDDDGEGTVDGDGDVDGDGEGTVDGDGDGDVDGDGDSDGDVDGDGDGDVDGNGDGDVDSYGDSDVDDDGDGDGEGNGDGDVDGDGDGDVDSDGDSDVDGDVDVDGDGDIDSDGNVDSDVDGDGDGDNAVNIDVYGDIGGDVHGDGDVNGDGDVNGDVDGDIDGDGDVDVDSDVDGDDEFDCDVDGDVQLDAGIPGTPSSKEVQAVTPLLHGELLYVAPPTRTEFSSYINDLIIVHFF; from the exons ATGAGCGCGATTACCAAACGTATAACTG CTGGTGAtggtgatgttgatgttgatggtgatggtgatggcgaTGTTGATGGTGATGGTGCTGTAGATGATGATGGTGAGGGTACTGTcgatggtgatggtgatgttgaTGGTGATGGTGAGGGTACTGtcgatggtgatggtgatggtgatgtggaTGGAGATGGTGATAGTGATGGTGATGTGGATGGAGACGGTGATGGTGATGTGGATGGAaatggtgatggtgatgttgaTAGTTATGGTGatagtgatgttgatgatgatggtgatggtgatggggaaggtaatggtgatggtgatgtggatggagatggtgatggtgatgttgaTAGTGATGGTGATAGTGATGTTGATGGTGATGTTGATGTCGATGGTGATGGGGATATTGATAGTGATGGTAATGTTGATAGTGAtgttgatggtgatggtgatggtgataatgCTGTCAATATCGATGTTTATGGAGATATTGGTGGTGATGTTCATGGTGATGGGGATGTTAATGGTGATGGGGATGTTAATGGTGATGTTGATGGTGAtattgatggtgatggtgatgttgaTGTTGATAGTGATGTTGATGGGGATGATGAATTTGATTGTGAtgttgatggtgatg tacagttggacgcaggaattcctggcactcCTAGTTCTAAAGAAGTGCAAGCAGTCACACCATTACTGCACGGCGAGTTACTTTACGTAGCCCCGCCCACTCGCACTGAGTTCTCTTCCTATATTAACGAtttaattatagtccatttcttttag